One window of Triticum dicoccoides isolate Atlit2015 ecotype Zavitan chromosome 5A, WEW_v2.0, whole genome shotgun sequence genomic DNA carries:
- the LOC119300462 gene encoding protein SMAX1-LIKE 3-like has translation MWLRLTGGQAHALGEEAAAVVRQAVSLAGRRGHAQVTPLHIASAMLVASPATAGILRAACARSQSLPMQHSALDLCLGMALGRLPLAKEARPASAVAHDADRVEPAPSNAFVAALKRAQAHRGRSGGKVELEQLVLSILDDPSVDRVMRSAGLASSQVRASVVSSEQLSRASSDVTPSPRSVPMKARAGGQASLSLQTVPELHPPVVADVVPDGSECQASKAKSGSGQPAFLWGTKVDATTAILPPWLHRHKCTTYCGTSRQANGAFSRPKFTELTAQNLRILCDALEQRVPRHANIVPGISSTVLRCRSGVTRRRAGNRPMTCLFFQGRDGGGKMAIALELARLVFGSYAEFTALQGNTDIPARTGKLTIKRKRSPDNGGDIGARLLEAIEENPHRVILIDGVDRLDRNSEILIKNAIAGGRMVGGCNGDVVGPEDAIVVLTSDLCDSTYVASASSPQVKRRQNNEDEDDVTDMEVRPRHRLCWDLNVCVVDGEEEEDNLADDEGFLNVVDGVFLFN, from the exons ATGTGGCTCAGGCTCACCGGCGGGCAAGCGCACGCGctgggggaggaggcggcggccgtggTGCGGCAGGCGGTGAGCTTGGCGGGGCGGCGGGGCCATGCGCAGGTGACGCCACTACACATCGCCAGCGCCATGCTCGTGGCTTCCCCAGCCACGGCAGGCATCCTCCGCGCCGCCTGCGCCAGGTCCCAGTCCCTCCCGATGCAGCACAGCGCGCTCGACCTCTGCCTAGGCATGGCGCTCGGCCGCCTCCCCTTGGCCAAAGAGGCCAGGCCAGCGTCCGCCGTCGCCCACGATGCTGACCGCGTCGAGCCGGCGCCGTCGAACGCGTTCGTGGCCGCGCTGAAGCGGGCGCAGGCGCATCGGGGGCGCAGTGGCGGCAAGGTCGAGCTCGAGCAGCTCGTACTCTCCATCCTCGACGACCCGAGCGTCGACCGTGTCATGCGCTCGGCTGGCTTGGCTAGCTCCCAGGTCAGAGCCAGCGTCGTGTCGTCGGAGCAGTTGAGTAGGGCAAGTTCCGACGTCACGCCTTCTCCCAGATCGGTTCCGATGAAGGCTAGGGCTGGTGGACAAGCATCTCTTTCTCTTCAGACCGTCCCGGAACTCCACCCGCCGGTCGTCGCCGACGTCGTCCCGGACGGAAG TGAATGTCAAGCGAGCAAAGCAAAATCAGGATCAGGGCAGCCGGCTTTCTTATGGGGCACGAAGGTAGACGCAACGACGGCGATCCTGCCTCCGTGGCTCCACCGCCACAAATGTACAACATACTGCGGCACCAGTCGTCAAGCAAAC GGTGCTTTCAGCCGGCCGAAGTTCACGGAGCTCACCGCGCAAAATCTCAGGATCCTGTGTGACGCGCTTGAGCAGCGAGTTCCGCGGCACGCAAACATCGTTCCTGGTATATCCAGTACGGTGCTCCGGTGCAGATCCGGCGTGACGAGACGGAGGGCGGGGAACAGGCCAATGACATGTTTGTTCTTCCAAGGAAGGGACGGTGGCGGCAAGATGGCGATTGCTCTAGAGCTCGCGAGGCTTGTGTTTGGCTCCTACGCCGAATTCACCGCCCTGCAGGGAAACACCGACATCCCTGCGCGCACCGGCAAACTCACCATCAAGAGGAAGCGATCACCGGACAACGGCGGCGACATTGGAGCGAGGCTGCTCGAAGCGATCGAGGAGAACCCTCACCGCGTAATACTGATCGACGGTGTCGACCGACTGGATCGCAATTCAGAAATACTCATCAAGAATGCGATAGCGGGCGGAAGAATGGTGGGGGGATGCAACGGCGACGTGGTCGGTCCGGAGGATGCCATTGTGGTGTTGACCTCTGACCTGTGTGACTCGACGTATGTGGCTTCCGCTTCCTCCCCACAGGTGAAGCGACGACAGAACAACGAGGACGAAGATGATGTCACAGACATGGAAGTGAGACCACGTCATCGTCTCTGTTGGGATCTGAACGTTTGCGTCGTGGatggggaagaggaggaagacaaTTTGGCTGACGATGAGGGGTTCCTGAATGTTGTGGATGGTGTTTTCCTTTTCAATTAG